From Deltaproteobacteria bacterium:
TCTCTCGGATGCCGATACTGCTCAATAAGCCAATCTCACTTAAATTCAGAACAACATTTGAGAACCCTGCTTCGAGTACTCCTTGTTGCTCTTTTCGAAATTTCGGAGCGGAATGGTTGGTAAGATCACCAACAGGCTTAAGAACACTCACGCCCTCTAAATCTTCTCTTACAATATCCATCGTTATCTCCTTAGCGTACAGCGCGTCTTAAACTATTTTTTAAAAGCTTTATAGCCCACAAGCTTTCGACCACCATCTCT
This genomic window contains:
- a CDS encoding STAS domain-containing protein is translated as MDIVREDLEGVSVLKPVGDLTNHSAPKFRKEQQGVLEAGFSNVVLNLSEIGLLSSIGIREIMSLYKDCAGQGGKLVLCELGDQVYDILETTGLMTVFTVCESQDEAVASF